DNA from Nitrospira sp.:
CCGTTCGTGGCCGCGCTCGAGGTCGTTGTTTATGCGGGAGCCATAATGGTGTTGTTCGTGTTCGTGGTGATGATGCTCAATCTTGGCGCGCAGGCTATGTCGCTGGAGAAATCCTGGCTGACGCCGGGGATCTGGATCGGTCCCACGGTTTTGGCCGGCCTGCTGCTGTGCGAGGTTGTCTATGTGATTGTACGCGGCGGCGACGCTCATCTGGGAACGGGAACGGTAGACCCTAAACAGGTCGGCATGGTGTTGTTCGGACCTTATGTGATCGGCGTGGAGCTTGCTTCCATGCTGTTGCTCGCGGGCCTCGTGGGTGCCTACCACCTGGGATTCCGCGCCACGCACAAAGCGGAGATTCGAAATGCTCGAGATACCCATCAGAGATGGGCTGCTCCTCGCAGGGGTTCTGTTCTCCCTGGGACTGATCGGCCTGCTCGTACGCCGTAACCTGATTTTTGTGCTCATGTCACTTGAGGTGATGCTCAACGCGGCAGGCCTGGCCTTCGTGGTCGCCGGGTCGCGATGGCAGCAGGCCGACGGGCAGATCGCCTTTCTCTTCATTCTCACCATGGCTGCAGCGGAAGTCTCGGTTGGACTCGCCTTGGTGCTGCAACTGTATCACCACTTCAAGTCTCTGGATGCGGATCTACTGAGCGAGATGAGGGGGTAGCGGGATGGGATTGTTATGGTCGATCGTGGCGATACCCTTGGCGAGCGCGCTCGTGCTGGCGGTGCTGGGGTCGCGCTGCTCGCGCACTGTCGTGACCGCACTGGGCGTGGGCTCGATCGGCCTCTCGGCCGTGATCACTGTGCTGGTTGCAACCAACTTTGTGATCGCATCTCCGGTCGGACAGGCATACAGCGAGGTCCTATGGACATGGATCGATGTCGCCGGTTTTCAACCGAATATCGGTTTCTATTTGGACGCGCTGTCCCTGGTGATGATCCTAGTGGTCACCTTCGTCGGCTTTTGGATCCATCTCTATTCGGCTGAGTTCATGACGCACGACGAGGGGTACAGCCGGTTCTTTGCCTATATGAACCTGTTCGTCGCCTCGATGCTCACGCTGCTGCTCGCGGACAACCTGCTTCTGCTATACCTGGGATGGGAGGGCGTGGGCCTCTGCAGCTACCTCCTGATCGGATTCTGGTACCGCGATCCGGTGAACGGTTCGGCGGCTCGCAAGGCATTCATCGTCACACGCGTCGGCGATACGGCGATGTTGCTGGGCTTGTTTCTGCTGTTCACGAGCTTAGGCACTCTCCAGATTCAAGACCTCATGCATCGGGCATCGGACCAGTGGGCGGTGGGGTCCACTCTCGCCGTCGCGGCTGCGTTGCTGCTCTTGGGCGGCGCGGTGGGGAAGTCTGCGCAGCTCCCGCTCCAGGTCTGGTTGCCGGATGCGATGGCCGGGCCGACGCCGACCAGCGCCCTCATCCATGCAGCCACGATGGTCACGGCCGGAGTCTACCTGCTGGCGCGCACGCATGTGCTGTTTGACCTCGCACCGGCCGCGCAATGGATCGTGGCAGCCGTCGGTGCAGCTACCCTATTGCTGGCCGGATGCAGCGCCCTCACGCAGCACGACATCAAGCGCATTCTCGCGTATTCCACGGTGAGCCAGATCGGCTACATGTTTCTCGCGCTGGGGGTCGGCGCATGGTCTGCGGCTATTTTTCATTTTGTGACCCATGCATTCTTCAAGGCGTTATTGTTCCTCGGAGCCGGGGTGGTCATTGAAGCGCTGCGCGAGGAGCACAGCATCTTCCGCATGGGAGGACTACGCAAGGAACTGCCCCTCGTCTTCTGGACGTTTCTCATTGCCGGCTGCTCGCTCGCTGGGTTGCCCTTCATTACGGCGGGCTTCTACAGCAAGGATCTCATCATCTGGGGAACCTGGGCGGCAGCGCAGGGGCATCCGGGCTTCTGGATCGTCGGTATGGTAGGGGCGCTGCTCACCTCGCTGTATACGTTCCGCCTGATCTTCCGGGTCTTCTTCGGTCCTATTCAAACACCGGTCGGCAAGCGGCCGGGATACGCGATGACGGTACCGCTCATGATCCTGGCTTTCTTTTCGATCGTGGGCGGAGCGCTGAAGGAGCCGTTGCTCGCGTTCCTCGAGTTCACTCTGCCGACGATGGTCGAGACGAACGCCGCCGGTCTGACGGAGAGCCTCTCAGAGGTCATCGCCGCGTCGGCGCTCGTGAGCGGCCTCTATCTCGCGTACCTGTTTCATCTCCAGAGGAGGAGCCTGGCGGAACTGGTGGTGGCGAATCCCGCCGGGCGCACACTGCACGCATGGTGGTTGGCGGACTGGGGATTTGACTGGCTCTACGACAAAGTATTCGTCCAGCCCTTCCTGTGGGCGGCTCGGGTCAATAAAGACGATTTCATCGATAGGTTCTATACCGGCGTTGCGCGCCTTACGGAGGTCTTGTACCGCACGCTCCAGCTCACACAGACGGGTGCGATGCGCTGGTACGCGGCCGGTATTGCCCTCGGTTCGGTGTTGTTTCTGGCCTTGGCGGTGTTCTTATGATTCTCCTGTGGCTCATCGTCATTCCGCTCGTCGCGGGCGTGCTGGCGTGGTTCAGCGCGCAATGGAACACGCAATGGCCCCGTTGGATCTCCCTCGGCGCTGCGGCGCTCGACCTCGTCCTTTCGCTGGCCATGTGGATTCACGGCGATCGCATTGTCGCGGCCGGTGCTCCGGTCGCCTGGTTCGCTGAGGTGGACTGGACCTGGGTGCCGCGGTTCGGCATTCATTTCCACCTCGGCGTCGATGGCCTCAGCCTGCTCATGCTCGTGCTCACGTTTTTCCTCGGTCTCATGTCCGTGTTGTGCTCCTGGACGGAGATCCAGGACAAGATCGGCTTTTTCCACTTCAACCTCATGTGGATGTTGGCGGGTATCGCAGGGGTATTCCTTGCGCTCGATTTGTTCCTGTTTTATTTCGCGTGGGAGCTGATGCTGATCCCGATGTATTTCCTGATCGCGATCTGGGGCCACGAACGCAGGGTGTATGCCGCCATCAAGTTTTTGCTGTTCACGCAGCTCAGCGGATTGCTGATGCTGCTTGCCATCCTGGCGCTCTATTTCATGCATCATCAGACGACCGGTCGATACACCTTCCAATATGGCGATCTGCTGGGTACGAAACTGTCACCTGGAGCCGAGCTGTGGATTATGCTCGGATTTATCATCGCCTTCGCGGTGAAGCTGCCGGTGGTTCCATTGCATGCCTGGCTGCCCGACGCACATTCCGAAGCGCCGACGGCCGGAAGCGTGATCCTGGCCGGCCTGTTGCTGAAGACCGGCGCCTATGGGCTATTGCGTTTCGTCGTACCGCTCTTTCCGAACGCAGCCCACGAATTCACGCCCATCGCGCTCGTGCTCGCCGTGATCGGGATCGTCTATGGCGCGGTGATGGCCTTTGCGCAAACCGATCTCAAACGCCTGGTGGCCTATACCAGCGTGAGTCACCTCGGCTTCGTCCTACTCGGAATTTTTTCCTGGAACCCGCTCGGCCTGCAAGGCGCGGTGATGACGATGATCTGTCACGGGCTGAGCACAGGAGCGCTGTTCATCCTGGTCGGCGCGTTGCAAGAACGCACCCACACTCGCGATATGGGCCGGATGGGTGGGCTGTGGGCCACCGTCCCAAGCCTCAGCGGGGCGGTGCTATTTTTCGCCCTGGCTTCGCTGGGCTTGCCGGGGCTGGGGGATTTTGTCGGCGAGTTCCTGGTCTTGCTCGGCGCCTATCAAATCAGCGTGGGGATCACCATCGTGGCAGCCCTCGGGATTCTGGCGTCGACGTTGTACGCTCTGCGTCTGGTGCAGCGCGTCTTCCATGGGGAGAACAGTCGGCGCTGGCAGCTTCCGGACCTCTCGCTGCGCGAAGCCCTCATCGTCGCGCCCATGATCGTAGCGCTACTGTGGCTGGGACTGTATCCCCAGCCTGTAATGAATACCTTCGCGCCGGCCATGCACAATTTGCAGCGCGAGGCCAATCTCCCGGCTCTGGTCTGGAAGAAAAGATGATCGTATGACGCGCGCGGACTGTCTCGCCCTCTTGCCGCTCATCCTGGTCGCCGGCACGGCGATTCTCGTCATGCTCGCCATCGCGTTCGAGCGCCATCACGTACTGGCAGCGGGGCTGACAGTGGCGGGACTGGTTGCCGCGTTCGTATCCGTCCTGGCGGTTGTCCCATACGTGCCACGACAGGTGACCGCGCTGCTGATCGTGGATCGATATGCCTTGTTCTACATGGCTGTCATGATCGCCTCCGCGGTGGCGGTCGCGGTCCTTTCCTACCCGTATTTCGAGAAGCAAGAGGGCCACCGCGAAGAACTGTACGTGTTGCTGCTGGCCGCCACGCTGGGATGCCTGGTGCTCGTGGCCGGCAGCCACCTGATGTCGTTTTTCCTGGGACTGGAAATCCTGAGCGTCTCGCTCTACGCGATGGTCGCCTATCTGAAAGAACGCAAGCAGTCGCTCGAGGCCGGGATCAAGTATCTGGTGTTGGCGGCGGCTTCTGCGGCCTTTCTCCTGTTCGGTATGGCCCTCGTCTACGCCGATCTCGGCACGATGGAATTCTCGCGGATCGCCTCCGCCTCGACGGCGGACGTACACTTAGCGCTGCTGCTCCCGGGGATCATCCTGATCGTCACGGGCATCGGCTTCAAGCTTGCCGTGGTGCCGTTCCACTTATGGACGCCCGACGTCTACGAAGGCGCGCCGGCTCCGGTTACGGCGTTCATCGCAACCGCCTCGAAGACGGCCATCTTTGCACTGCTGTTGCGCGTCTTTTACCAGGCTGACCTCTACCAGTCTCGCGCCGTCTTCATCGTGTTCGTCGTCATCGCAGTGGCCTCGATGATCGCCGGCAATCTGTTGGCGCTGCTGCAAACCAATGTGAAGCGCATTCTCGCCTATTCGTCCATCGCACATTTCGGTTACATGTTGGTGGCGTTTGTGGCAGGGGGAACGATGGCTGTTGAGGCGGTGACCTTCTACCTGATGGCCTACACCGTGACTACGCTCGGGGCTTTCGGGGTGGTGGCGGTTCTCTCCGACTCCAGCCGTGATGCCGACCGCCTGGATGATTACCAAGGGTTGTTCTGGCGCCGTCCGCTCATTGCCGGCATCTTCACCGTCATGCTTCTCTCGCTCGCCGGCATTCCCGCCACAATGGGCTTTCTAGCCAAGTTCTACGTGCTTGCAGCCGGAGCCTCGACCATGAAATGGGCGCTTCTTCTCATCCTGGTCACGACCAGCACCATCGGCCTATTCTATTACCTACGCATTCTGGTCGTGCTTTATTCCGTACTACCCGAACGCGAGGCATGTGTTCAACGCGTTCCTCCCACTGGTACTGTGCTATTGGCCTCGCTGGCAGCCTTGCTCATCTGGTTCGGAGTGTATCCTGCACCCTTGCTGGACATGATTCAAAAGAACGCGGTGTTGCCAGTAGGAGACTTGCCGACAGCTGAGTCGGACAGACTTAGCCAGCATATCGACTCAAGAGGAGTTCACCTCCCGCGGGCTGCGAAGCTCGCCTTTGACGCCGATGTTGAAACACCGGTGACCGATCGCGGCGAACCGACTCGATTGTCAGTTCAGGATCGATCGCTTGAACCGGGTGTGGGCCAGCCATGACGGCCATATCAGAAAATGGGCCTAGAAAGGAATCCATCCATGAGCAAGATCACCGTAGCAGAGCTATTTGTCGAAACCCTGGCTCTCGCCGGGGTCAAGAGAGTGTATGGAGTCGCCGGCGACTCTCTCAACGGCATCACGGATTCCATCCGCAAAAGGGATGATATCCGGTGGGTGTCCGTGCGACACGAAGAGACGGCTGCGTTTGCCGCCGGAGCCGAGGCGCACCTGACAGGACATCTGGCGGTGTGCGCCGGAAGCTGTGGGCCGGGCAATCTTCATCTGATCAACGGGCTCTATGATGCCCACCGAAGCCGGGTGCCGGTCCTGGCCATCGCCGCTCACATTCCCAGTCGCGAGATCGGCAGCGGCTATTTCCAGGAGACCCATCCCGAGCATCTATTCCGTGAGTGTAGCCATTTTTGCGAGATGGTCTCGCATCCGGCGCAGATGCCTCGCCTCCTCGAGATCGCGATGCAAACCGCGTTGTCGCGTCGCGGCGTCTCCGTGCTTGTGATTCCCGGAGACATCGCCTTGCAGCCTGCCGTGGTCAGCGAACCGCGTCTCCGATTTGCGACGCCAACGCCGATCGTGCGCCCCTCCCACGATGAGATAGGCCGGTTGACCGATCTGTTGAATGGGGCAGGCAACATCACAATTTTAGCCGGAGCCGGATGCGCCGGCGCGCATGATCAATTGATGGAGCTGGCGGGCAAGCTACAGGCGCCTATCGTTCACACGATGCGCGGCAAGGAATTCATCGAACACAATAATCCCTTCGATGTCGGCATGACTGGACTGCTGGGCTTCGCCTCCGGCTACTATGCCATGATGAACTGCGAGACGCTCCTGATGCTCGGCACCGACTTCCCCTACCAGCAGTTCTTTCCCGAACACGCGACGATCATCCAAATCGATATTCGGGGCGAACAAATCGCTCGACGGACCAAGGTCGACGTAGGACTCGTCGGTGATGTGAAGGCCACACTTGTGGCACTTTCACCCATGCTCAAGCAGAAGAGCGACGGCGGTCATCTGAAGGAAGCCCTCCGGCACTATGAAAAGGCGCGGAAAGGGCTGGATGATCTGGCCTCGGGAGAGCCGGGACGCAAGCCGATGCATCCGCAATATGTCGCCAGGATGCTCGACGAGATTGCGGCGGAGGACGCCATTTTCTGCTGCGATGTCGGCACGCCTACGCTGTGGGCGGCACGGTACCTCAGGATGAACGGCAAGCGGAGACTATTGGGATCCTTCACGCACGGGTCCATGGCCAATGCGCTGCCGCAGGCGATTGGAGCGCAGCTCACCCATCCTGATCGTCAAGTGATCACGTTGTCGGGAGACGGCGGTTTGGCCATGCTGATGGGCGATCTACTGTCGCTTCGACAACTGCATGTGCCGGTCAAGCTCGTGGTCTTCAGGAACGACTCACTCGGCTTCGTGGAACTTGAAATGAAGGCAGCAGGATTCCTGGATTTTGCCACGGACCTCCAGAATCCCGATTTCGCGAAGATGGCCGAAGCGGCCGGGTTGCTCGGCCTCAGGGCAGAGACGCCTGAGCAAGTGCGTCCCATGATGATCCAAGCGTTCAATCATGACGGCCCAGCCCTCGTTGAAGTGCTGATAAACCGACAAGAGCTCGCCATGCCGCCGTCCATCGAGTTAAACCAGATGATCGGGTTCAGTCTCTATATGATTAAGGCGGTGCTCAATGGGCGCGGCGACGAAATCATCGACCTCGCAAAAACCAATATGTTTCGATGAGGCCGACTGGGAATTGAGCCAATTGACTGCTCTGAGGCCTCCCCATCTCCGACGAATCCTGCTGGTTTAGAACGAAAGCGCTGCGCGCTCGTCCTCCTCTCTGATCGATGCCGCAAATCGTTTCATGCGGTCTATGAGCGCCTTTTCTTCAGGGTCCAGCTTATCCTCACTCTTGAGAGGAAGGAGGACGGCGTAGGGGACCGATTTGACGACGGCGGCAAAAATCTTGTGCGCGGCCTCGACGCTGATCCCGCCTTCCTTCGTCTCCAGCATTTCCAGAAACCGGTTCATTCCTTTTCGCTTCCCGTCATACGTTCCCTTGACGGCCGCTTCACTCACCACCTCCAACTGCTTGAAGTAGGGATCAAAGTTCCCTTCTTTAGCCAAGTTTTTTTGTTCCATTATTTGCAACGCGATTTTGTCGATCCACGGAGGAGATACCCAAGCCTCTGCCGTGCCAGAGATCATCCACATGGAGGGAATGACCAACAATACGCTAAGCATTACGTTACGTTTCTCAAGAGAGGTGGAGTCATCGTCTTCTCCTTTGGTTGTAATGTGATGACTGATCGGTCCGGTGAGTCAGATCCGCGACCTGTTATGCTTGAGCATCACAGGCTCGGAACAGGCGGTGTCTGCGTTTCGTATAAGCAATTTAAAGACCACCTTGCAGAGATCCCAATGAATGGCAATTGAGTGCATTCGCACAAATGACAAGTTGGGAAAAAGGGTGAGAGCGCACGGTGCGCACAGTGCATTTATATTCATTTATCGCTTCGAAGCGAGATGCACACGGGACAAGGGCTCATCGGCGTTGGGAGAATCGTGCTGTGGCGAGGCTTATGCGCAGGCTTCGGCGGTTGGTGGTTAGGTGGCGTCCTGTTCTGGATCGTAATCGAATATCCGAGAAAGAAAACCCTCAGTGCCGATCGGCTTAACACCCGAGAAAACCAGGACTTCTCAACCCTCTGAAAGGATGCCCATCTCTCGCATGTCTTCTTCCCAGATTGTTTCAAGCGAACCTGTCATTCCTTCAATTGTTTCACGCTATTTCGTGCTAGCTCGCAGCAGGTCGCGAAATACCGCGGTCGGATATCCATGCAGATAGCCTTAGATGGCCTATTTCCCGGCATGCTCGTATCTACGCAATTGTAATCATAACGTTTTATGCCAAAGCCTGTATCGCGACGTCATATGGCATCTCATTTGCTTACAGTAATTCATTGCATACTCCAACAAGCTTGTTGCAGGGAAGGAGGCACTCGATGATTTCTGATTCTGAAGTCGAAGCGGCTGTTCTTCGGCACTTGGGCCAGCAACGATCTTGTACGATGGAGGAGTTATGCCGCGCTACCTCTTGCTTCACCCTTAACCAGGTATTTCTGGCTATAGATCGACTCAGTAGGAACGGGAAAATCAGCCTACGACATCCGAGCCGATTTACCTATCTCATCTCGGCAGCCGTTTCTAACACTGATCCTCTGGTCAGGTCTTCAGCCGGTCGGTGAGGAATGTGTCGGGTCAGGTGTCATCCGCACTGAAGCGATGGCGGAGACGGTGGACATAGCGGACATGCGCACCGTCGCAATGAAAGTCCAAGATGATTTGATGGAGTGTCCTCACTGCGTATGGGAGATATTTTTGTGAATCACGATATGAAGCGCAGGCCAGTGGCTATGGGGTGTCGATGGCCGAGGTGGACACTCGGAAGCTCTGTGCCATTCGACAGAGAAAGAGATAGATAGCCACTGCATGCTCCCGCGCTGAACCGAAAGTATGAAGCTCGTTCGGCGACCAACCAGAACGAGATGGGTGGAAGGGTCCTTCGACTGAGAAGTACTCTAATTGTGCCTGTCCTGAAAGCAGGGGCGGGGGTGTGTGCTCAAATGCAGTCCAGAAAGGAAATTATGACGACACGACAGGGTCTATGGCGACTTATGGTTCTCTCAGGGTGCCTCTTAGCAGTTTCCATCCCGACTGAGGCTGCTGAGAGTGGTCAGCCTCATCCGCAACTTTTACCTGGAGACCGGGTGCTTCTTGGCACGGTCGTAGAGGTCAGAAGTGAGCAGGCACGCATCGACACCGGAGAAGTGGAACCTCGGTACATTCCCATGGGGGTGCGGAAGGCAAAGGGCCTACCGGATCTCAAACCAGGAGACCGCATAGAAATCACGGTCAATGATCAAAATCTGCTGGTCGATGTCCATAAAGCCGGTGAGTCAGGCCACCATCGTGTGGTGCAAGGTCAGCTCGCCGGGCCGATGGAAACCGGACTCGATAAGGCTGTGATACGTACTACGGATGGGAAAGAAGAGTCTCACTTCGTGCGTCCGGTCGCGAGAAGCAAGGTGGCCTCCGTTCCGGTCGGCGTGGATGCCGTGTTCCTCCTCGATGAGCTGGACAAGGTCGTTGATGTGACCTACGGCAACATGGAAGCTGTGCATAGAGCGGCGGAACTGTGGCAAAAGAAAACTCCCCTCAAGGGCAATCTGAGCCGAATTGTTGGGGTGGTTCTGAAGCCCTTGGCGGACAATTCGATTACCATCCGAACCGAAGGCGGCACAGAGCACTCGTACCAGGTGCGGCCGCTCATTCAACCGAGGCTGGCGAAACTCTCTAAGGGCGATGCAGCCGTGCTTTTGGTGGATGATGAAAACAAGGTGACGGACGTCGCATTTGTGCCGAAAAAATAAATACACATGAACATGAGGATAAAAAGAGAGACGAATGTGCCGGCGTCCGAGGCACACCAGTTGGTGGATTGCATCCTATCAAGCAGAGCGCGGCGACCAACTGATTGAGCTCCGACGCCGGGTGGCATGGACTATCGCTTCGCATAGTGCTGCGAGGCGCTCATCCCGGCTAAGGCGTCGAAGGTTTGGGGTAGCTCAGTTGAGCTGTTCTACCAAAGGTAATCGGGCATCCTGCTTGGTCTGCGGCCTTGACAGAATGAATGATCCAACGGCAACCGTTCCAGGGGGTATGTTTTACACACAGCCATCATGAGGAGGAGACCACAATGAATCGACCATTCATCGCAGCCATCCTAGGAACGTTCGCTCTTTTGCTGAGCGTCGGAACGCTGTCCTATGCCCAAGAGGTCAAGGGCCCCACACAATTCAACCTCGCGATTCTCGACGAGGATGATGTCAGCTTTGTCGTGCCCTCTGCGCTCATCGTGGATGAGCGAGGCAAGCTCAGTGGGGTCACGTTCACCGTCACGAACCATACGAAGAAGGCACAGGGATTCGTGATCGACAAGCTGCACGTGAAGGAAACTGTGAAGCCGGGAGAAACCAAGACGATCACGCTCACCGTGACGGATTTGGATGGGATTGGAACCGATCAGAGTGTGTTCCCCTACTATAGTCATGTCGATTCGAAGCACATCGGCGGGTTGCTATACATCAAGCGTTGATCAGCAGCGAGATATGAGACGCGTTGGTCCTCCCTGAGACCACTTTTGACAACTGTGTCCACGGATCCGCATGGGTAACCGGAGTGCGCATGATATGCCGCTAATGATGTTTTCATGACGAGAAGCCGGCTATCGGCCGCCTAACTGTCCCCTGAAGCAGCACCGTTCGAAGTTCAGTCCGACGCCTGCGAAGCACACAGTTTCCCTGACTTTACTCTGAAAGGAGCGAGATGACGCTGAGTCGTTCGCGTTTAACCGCAGCTATTCTGATCGCTCTCACGTCACTGTTCGGTGTTGCGTTCGCCGACACAACGAAGACGCCCACCGCGACCACGACGCAAGCAACCCCCGATGCGACGACGCCCCCGGCGACGAGCAATTCGCCCATCGACTGGATCATCTATGAAGACGGGACCTACACCCCGGTGGTCGATGAAATCAGCCGGCGCCTGGCCGCGGCCCGTAAGGCCTTCGAGGGCAAGGACAACAAGAAGGCGGCGTCGGAGATGCGGGCAGTAGCCGATGAGTTGAAGGAACTGGCCGCTCGTGCTGCGAAGACCGACAAGGCCCGCGCCAAGGCTGAGTCGAAGCTCGCGCAGGATACTGTCAAACGCATGGATCTCACGGCCAAGAAGGTCAATGCCGCCGCAGCCGCGCTGGAGAACGGCAAGATCAAGACCCAGGCCGACCTGGACAAGGCCATCGACAAGGCGGCTCGTGCGGACATAGAACGCCGCTGGCTGGTGACGGACGTGACCATTTGGTACCCGATGTCGGAGGAACCGCAGCGCCATTTCGGCGACGCCATCGAAGCCTACGCAAAGAAGGACTACAAGGCCGCAGCGACCGAGATCCACAAGGCAACCGGCTATGTGCGTCTGGAGGCAGTCCGTGCCACCGACGGTGCCAAGCAGGCGCTCCAGATCTCGGTGGCGAAACTTCACCACCTGGCTGATTCCGTCGAGAAGGGCGCGGTCAAGGACGAGAAGGCGCTGCACAATGTGTTCATCCGTGCCAACCACGCGCTTGCCTTAGCCCATCGCGCCAAGGCGGCTGAATCGTGGACCCGTAAGGAGTACGACAAGGCCGGCTATGAACTCAAGGCGGCCGCTCATGAGCTGGAAAGCGCGGCTGATTGGGCCGGTGCGGAAGCGAAGGCTGGTGCTTCTGCGGCTGTGGCCGACACCAAGGCGCTGAGCGACAAGCTGGCCTCCGGCTCAACCTTGGCGCGCGATGAGGTTGCCAAGAGTTTCGAGGCGCTGGGTAACGCCATCAATGCATTGGGACAGAAGATCGGCAGCAACAGGAAGGCAGCGCCGGTCAATATGAGTCCGTGAGTCGCACAGGCAGCACAGACCTATTCGGCGTCGTTGCACGATATTCTTGCGCGACTCCGGGGCTTTGTCCCAGTAGACGACCGAGAGGGAGGATGCTAGAGAAGTCCATGGTAAGCGGCTGCGTCTGAATCGGTAAGGCAACAGATAAGTGGTCAACAAGGCTGTTCAGCAAATACGAAGAGGATCGCATGGCCATGCCGGATGTTCCCGCCGGTGGAAGCAAGACCGTGGCTCAGATCGACGCAACGAATGCGCTGAAGTTTTACGCTGAGCAGAACGGCCTGTCGGTCGCGGCCGCGTTATTGTCGACCCACACGGTCGGCGCGCCGGTGGTGGATGCAAACGGCGCGTACCTGGGGTTCATCAACGAGTGGGATGTCATGAAAGCGCTTGATCTGGGACGGGATCTTTGGAGACTGCAGGCGCAGGATATCA
Protein-coding regions in this window:
- a CDS encoding Pyruvate dehydrogenase (quinone), which encodes MSKITVAELFVETLALAGVKRVYGVAGDSLNGITDSIRKRDDIRWVSVRHEETAAFAAGAEAHLTGHLAVCAGSCGPGNLHLINGLYDAHRSRVPVLAIAAHIPSREIGSGYFQETHPEHLFRECSHFCEMVSHPAQMPRLLEIAMQTALSRRGVSVLVIPGDIALQPAVVSEPRLRFATPTPIVRPSHDEIGRLTDLLNGAGNITILAGAGCAGAHDQLMELAGKLQAPIVHTMRGKEFIEHNNPFDVGMTGLLGFASGYYAMMNCETLLMLGTDFPYQQFFPEHATIIQIDIRGEQIARRTKVDVGLVGDVKATLVALSPMLKQKSDGGHLKEALRHYEKARKGLDDLASGEPGRKPMHPQYVARMLDEIAAEDAIFCCDVGTPTLWAARYLRMNGKRRLLGSFTHGSMANALPQAIGAQLTHPDRQVITLSGDGGLAMLMGDLLSLRQLHVPVKLVVFRNDSLGFVELEMKAAGFLDFATDLQNPDFAKMAEAAGLLGLRAETPEQVRPMMIQAFNHDGPALVEVLINRQELAMPPSIELNQMIGFSLYMIKAVLNGRGDEIIDLAKTNMFR
- a CDS encoding NADH-ubiquinone oxidoreductase chain L, which encodes MGLLWSIVAIPLASALVLAVLGSRCSRTVVTALGVGSIGLSAVITVLVATNFVIASPVGQAYSEVLWTWIDVAGFQPNIGFYLDALSLVMILVVTFVGFWIHLYSAEFMTHDEGYSRFFAYMNLFVASMLTLLLADNLLLLYLGWEGVGLCSYLLIGFWYRDPVNGSAARKAFIVTRVGDTAMLLGLFLLFTSLGTLQIQDLMHRASDQWAVGSTLAVAAALLLLGGAVGKSAQLPLQVWLPDAMAGPTPTSALIHAATMVTAGVYLLARTHVLFDLAPAAQWIVAAVGAATLLLAGCSALTQHDIKRILAYSTVSQIGYMFLALGVGAWSAAIFHFVTHAFFKALLFLGAGVVIEALREEHSIFRMGGLRKELPLVFWTFLIAGCSLAGLPFITAGFYSKDLIIWGTWAAAQGHPGFWIVGMVGALLTSLYTFRLIFRVFFGPIQTPVGKRPGYAMTVPLMILAFFSIVGGALKEPLLAFLEFTLPTMVETNAAGLTESLSEVIAASALVSGLYLAYLFHLQRRSLAELVVANPAGRTLHAWWLADWGFDWLYDKVFVQPFLWAARVNKDDFIDRFYTGVARLTEVLYRTLQLTQTGAMRWYAAGIALGSVLFLALAVFL
- a CDS encoding NADH-ubiquinone oxidoreductase chain N, producing MTRADCLALLPLILVAGTAILVMLAIAFERHHVLAAGLTVAGLVAAFVSVLAVVPYVPRQVTALLIVDRYALFYMAVMIASAVAVAVLSYPYFEKQEGHREELYVLLLAATLGCLVLVAGSHLMSFFLGLEILSVSLYAMVAYLKERKQSLEAGIKYLVLAAASAAFLLFGMALVYADLGTMEFSRIASASTADVHLALLLPGIILIVTGIGFKLAVVPFHLWTPDVYEGAPAPVTAFIATASKTAIFALLLRVFYQADLYQSRAVFIVFVVIAVASMIAGNLLALLQTNVKRILAYSSIAHFGYMLVAFVAGGTMAVEAVTFYLMAYTVTTLGAFGVVAVLSDSSRDADRLDDYQGLFWRRPLIAGIFTVMLLSLAGIPATMGFLAKFYVLAAGASTMKWALLLILVTTSTIGLFYYLRILVVLYSVLPEREACVQRVPPTGTVLLASLAALLIWFGVYPAPLLDMIQKNAVLPVGDLPTAESDRLSQHIDSRGVHLPRAAKLAFDADVETPVTDRGEPTRLSVQDRSLEPGVGQP
- a CDS encoding NADH-ubiquinone oxidoreductase chain M, whose amino-acid sequence is MILLWLIVIPLVAGVLAWFSAQWNTQWPRWISLGAAALDLVLSLAMWIHGDRIVAAGAPVAWFAEVDWTWVPRFGIHFHLGVDGLSLLMLVLTFFLGLMSVLCSWTEIQDKIGFFHFNLMWMLAGIAGVFLALDLFLFYFAWELMLIPMYFLIAIWGHERRVYAAIKFLLFTQLSGLLMLLAILALYFMHHQTTGRYTFQYGDLLGTKLSPGAELWIMLGFIIAFAVKLPVVPLHAWLPDAHSEAPTAGSVILAGLLLKTGAYGLLRFVVPLFPNAAHEFTPIALVLAVIGIVYGAVMAFAQTDLKRLVAYTSVSHLGFVLLGIFSWNPLGLQGAVMTMICHGLSTGALFILVGALQERTHTRDMGRMGGLWATVPSLSGAVLFFALASLGLPGLGDFVGEFLVLLGAYQISVGITIVAALGILASTLYALRLVQRVFHGENSRRWQLPDLSLREALIVAPMIVALLWLGLYPQPVMNTFAPAMHNLQREANLPALVWKKR
- a CDS encoding NADH-ubiquinone oxidoreductase chain K; the protein is MSLEVMLNAAGLAFVVAGSRWQQADGQIAFLFILTMAAAEVSVGLALVLQLYHHFKSLDADLLSEMRG
- a CDS encoding NADH-ubiquinone oxidoreductase chain J codes for the protein MEVVFYIAGTVAIVATVLMLMGLNVVHALLYLIVSLLAVAVVFYVIGAPFVAALEVVVYAGAIMVLFVFVVMMLNLGAQAMSLEKSWLTPGIWIGPTVLAGLLLCEVVYVIVRGGDAHLGTGTVDPKQVGMVLFGPYVIGVELASMLLLAGLVGAYHLGFRATHKAEIRNARDTHQRWAAPRRGSVLPGTDRPARTP